A single region of the Thermococcus paralvinellae genome encodes:
- the cdr gene encoding CoA-disulfide reductase: MSKRVVIIGGGAAGMSAASRIKRLKPEWDVKVFEATEWVSHAPCGVPYVVEGISPKEKLMHYPPEFFIKKRGIDLHLNARVIEVEQGQVRVQEKDGEKSYEWDYLVFANGASPKLPPIDGIDLKGVFTADLPPDAVAIREYMQKYDVKDVVVIGTGYIALEMAEAFAVQGKNVTLIGRSERVLRKSYDKEITDIVETKLREHINLRLQELTIRIEGKERVEKVITDANEYKADLVVIATGIKPNIELAKELGVRIGETGAIWTNEKMQTSIENVYAAGDVAETKHLITGKRVWVPLAPPGNKMGYVAGSNIAGKEIHFPGVLGTSITKFMDLEIGKTGLTESEALKEGYEVKTAFIEARTKPHYYPGGKKIWLKAVADKETNKLLGLQAVGSDILPRIDAFAVALQAGFTTKELFFANLAYAPPFAPVWDPLIVLARVLKF; this comes from the coding sequence ATGAGTAAGAGAGTTGTTATCATCGGTGGTGGAGCTGCTGGAATGAGTGCTGCTTCAAGAATCAAACGTTTAAAGCCCGAATGGGATGTTAAAGTCTTTGAAGCAACGGAATGGGTCAGTCATGCTCCTTGTGGAGTTCCTTACGTTGTTGAGGGTATATCACCAAAAGAAAAGCTGATGCACTATCCACCAGAGTTTTTCATTAAAAAGCGTGGAATAGATTTGCACCTAAATGCAAGAGTTATCGAAGTTGAGCAAGGACAAGTTAGAGTTCAGGAGAAAGATGGAGAGAAGAGCTATGAGTGGGACTACTTGGTTTTCGCTAATGGAGCTTCACCAAAGCTTCCACCTATTGATGGAATTGACTTAAAGGGAGTTTTCACAGCCGATTTGCCTCCCGATGCAGTTGCGATAAGAGAGTATATGCAGAAATATGATGTTAAGGATGTAGTGGTTATTGGAACTGGATATATAGCACTGGAAATGGCTGAAGCTTTTGCTGTTCAAGGGAAAAACGTAACGCTTATTGGAAGGAGTGAGAGGGTTTTGAGAAAATCCTATGACAAAGAAATCACCGACATAGTTGAGACAAAACTTAGGGAGCATATAAACCTCCGTTTGCAAGAGCTAACAATAAGAATTGAAGGCAAAGAAAGAGTTGAGAAAGTCATCACGGATGCAAATGAGTACAAAGCTGATTTAGTAGTAATAGCAACAGGAATAAAGCCAAACATTGAACTAGCAAAGGAGCTTGGAGTTAGAATTGGAGAAACCGGTGCAATATGGACGAACGAAAAGATGCAGACGAGCATAGAGAATGTTTACGCGGCAGGTGATGTTGCTGAGACCAAACATTTAATTACTGGAAAAAGAGTCTGGGTTCCACTAGCTCCGCCAGGAAATAAGATGGGTTACGTTGCTGGTAGCAATATAGCCGGAAAAGAAATTCATTTCCCCGGTGTTCTGGGAACATCAATAACAAAGTTCATGGATCTAGAAATTGGAAAGACAGGCTTGACTGAAAGCGAGGCATTGAAAGAAGGCTACGAGGTCAAGACAGCTTTCATTGAAGCAAGGACAAAGCCCCATTACTACCCGGGTGGAAAGAAAATCTGGCTCAAGGCAGTGGCAGATAAAGAAACCAACAAGCTATTAGGACTTCAAGCGGTTGGTTCAGATATACTGCCAAGGATTGATGCATTTGCCGTAGCTCTGCAAGCTGGTTTTACGACAAAGGAGCTGTTCTTTGCTAACTTAGCCTACGCTCCACCATTTGCACCAGTGTGGGATCCACTAATAGTGCTGGCAAGGGTTTTGAAGTTTTGA
- a CDS encoding MFS transporter: protein MSQRINATMHAKKVSHRYYGISKIPTWFYSFVPFKISTGGSSILMPLYLLQLGGNAQMVGIMNSLASLSSMIGSLFWGKLSDKTLRRKVFILFGFFSVSVFLAGLSLTNSPVEFILLNAVYSFFLASTISVPIVLVLRSVRKHSWDYGIGKFNEISGWGWVFGLGLGFVLSKYLTIRQLLLLFALLNIPSLILGAKTIREIPIYVNRKSIMIFGNYVIEKIRYVPTFMLHINLRKPKFGKFYFASFLFWISSGMYFSQFPVLLAENGFGREYIYLAAILNSAVSAFMYLRVGLMLENKDKLKVLKEGIALRLLGITTILIGAFIVPYLLPLAFLSYFLAGYSWSFISISSTSIVGKLAGEKEKGTAMGTFNLINSLGYIIGSFSSGFLVYAGGFTANFGASSLFALLSLMFLKKVRI from the coding sequence ATGAGTCAAAGAATAAACGCCACAATGCATGCAAAGAAGGTCTCTCACAGGTATTATGGAATATCAAAGATTCCCACATGGTTTTACTCATTCGTGCCCTTCAAAATCTCAACTGGCGGGAGCTCAATCCTAATGCCTCTGTATCTCCTTCAGCTCGGCGGAAATGCTCAGATGGTTGGAATAATGAACTCTCTCGCAAGTCTATCTTCAATGATTGGTAGCTTGTTCTGGGGAAAGCTGAGCGATAAAACGTTAAGGAGAAAAGTCTTTATACTTTTCGGATTTTTCAGCGTTAGTGTGTTTTTAGCTGGCCTTTCTCTCACAAACAGTCCAGTTGAATTTATTCTGCTTAACGCAGTCTACTCATTTTTCTTAGCTTCAACGATTTCTGTACCAATAGTTCTCGTTCTCAGGAGTGTTAGGAAGCACAGCTGGGATTATGGGATTGGTAAGTTCAACGAGATAAGCGGTTGGGGATGGGTCTTTGGGTTAGGATTGGGTTTTGTTCTTTCAAAGTACCTCACAATAAGACAACTCTTACTTCTCTTTGCTCTCCTTAACATTCCATCACTTATATTGGGGGCCAAAACGATTAGAGAAATCCCAATCTATGTGAATAGGAAGAGCATCATGATTTTTGGTAATTATGTAATCGAGAAAATCCGCTATGTGCCAACTTTCATGCTGCATATAAACCTTAGAAAGCCAAAATTTGGAAAGTTTTACTTTGCATCGTTTCTATTTTGGATATCCTCTGGGATGTATTTCTCCCAATTCCCAGTGCTACTAGCAGAGAACGGTTTTGGAAGAGAGTACATATACCTAGCAGCAATTCTAAATTCAGCAGTTTCAGCTTTTATGTATTTAAGAGTTGGATTAATGTTGGAAAACAAAGACAAGCTGAAGGTTTTAAAGGAGGGTATAGCACTAAGACTACTCGGAATTACAACCATCCTTATAGGAGCATTTATAGTCCCATATCTACTACCATTAGCCTTTCTTTCATACTTCCTTGCTGGCTATTCATGGTCATTCATAAGCATATCATCAACTTCAATTGTTGGGAAACTTGCTGGGGAAAAGGAAAAAGGAACAGCAATGGGGACATTTAACTTAATCAACTCACTTGGCTACATAATAGGAAGCTTTTCAAGTGGATTCTTAGTTTACGCAGGCGGATTTACAGCAAACTTTGGAGCATCTTCATTATTCGCTCTCTTGAGCTTAATGTTCCTAAAAAAGGTGAGGATTTAA
- a CDS encoding MBL fold metallo-hydrolase, whose protein sequence is MQADFPIVKKIMKDLYQIKPGKLSSHVYLILGDINILIDSGTAGDFPKLKEGLNYVGVKPEDINIVINTHEHFDHIGGNIYLQKHSLTGAYKYAAVKIVYGDDEVTHCRAHGQEVIGYKVHLWMNHEDVIDAGRWFLKVIHTPGHTSGSMCLYEPRKRILFSGDTLFANGVISNIYDSGSLGEYFNSLRRLNTLKIKLLLPGHGWISENVEEDIEKTIKGVINRFPEAEKLKRLFSGE, encoded by the coding sequence ATGCAGGCAGATTTTCCCATAGTTAAGAAAATTATGAAAGACTTATATCAGATCAAACCTGGAAAGCTTTCAAGCCATGTGTATCTCATTTTGGGGGACATAAACATCCTAATCGATTCCGGAACTGCTGGCGATTTTCCAAAACTAAAAGAAGGACTGAACTATGTTGGCGTAAAGCCAGAGGATATCAACATTGTCATAAATACTCACGAGCACTTTGACCACATTGGTGGAAACATTTACTTGCAAAAGCATTCCTTAACTGGAGCATATAAATATGCGGCTGTGAAAATAGTATATGGAGACGATGAAGTTACCCACTGTAGGGCTCATGGACAAGAAGTAATTGGTTACAAAGTTCATCTCTGGATGAACCATGAAGATGTCATCGATGCGGGAAGATGGTTTTTGAAGGTAATTCACACGCCGGGACATACCTCAGGCAGCATGTGTCTTTATGAGCCTAGGAAAAGAATTTTATTCTCTGGAGATACTCTCTTTGCAAATGGAGTTATATCGAACATTTACGACTCCGGGAGCTTGGGAGAATATTTCAACTCCTTGAGAAGGCTCAACACCCTCAAGATAAAACTTCTGCTTCCGGGACATGGATGGATTTCAGAGAATGTCGAAGAAGACATAGAAAAAACGATTAAAGGGGTTATAAACAGATTTCCAGAGGCTGAGAAACTTAAAAGGTTGTTTTCTGGAGAGTAG
- a CDS encoding class II glutamine amidotransferase — protein MCRILFAVGEGEKVKSLVDTLVKASENDPYKAKRKWGEKHKDGWGYLLLVNNSVVHYKSEKPIFGDLGEVEKLKERLEEFVVLLAHTRAASQGEVRLFNVHPYHFSTERGFEFWIFHNGDLNKEKLVELGKFNGEVLKNASDSYTMGVYLSRKLEGIEKEQILRRFRELKGTVNSALNTASLFIDANGKVRGFITAYMKDDLLKHETEYNYYRLLKLKKDLFAVVSSTFELYSDLPFEHVENGTAFYIKIEPKEMKFEVEEIKL, from the coding sequence ATGTGTCGCATACTCTTTGCGGTTGGAGAGGGAGAGAAAGTAAAATCGCTGGTTGATACATTAGTTAAAGCCTCTGAAAATGATCCATACAAAGCCAAAAGGAAATGGGGCGAAAAACATAAGGACGGCTGGGGATACCTTCTCTTGGTAAATAATAGTGTAGTCCACTACAAAAGTGAGAAACCAATTTTTGGGGATCTAGGTGAAGTAGAAAAGCTCAAGGAGAGATTGGAAGAATTTGTCGTGCTTTTAGCTCACACGAGGGCAGCAAGTCAAGGAGAAGTGAGGCTTTTTAACGTTCATCCTTATCACTTCTCGACAGAGAGGGGCTTTGAATTTTGGATTTTCCACAATGGTGACTTAAATAAAGAAAAACTGGTGGAGTTAGGAAAGTTCAATGGAGAAGTATTGAAAAACGCTTCAGACAGCTACACAATGGGTGTTTATCTTTCTAGAAAGCTTGAAGGAATTGAAAAAGAACAAATTTTAAGACGCTTTAGAGAGCTAAAAGGTACTGTAAATTCGGCATTAAACACAGCTTCTTTATTTATAGATGCCAATGGCAAGGTTCGAGGATTCATTACAGCATATATGAAAGATGATTTGCTGAAACATGAAACCGAGTACAATTATTACAGGCTCTTAAAGCTTAAAAAAGACCTCTTTGCAGTAGTTTCATCAACCTTTGAGCTTTACAGCGATTTGCCTTTTGAGCACGTTGAAAACGGCACTGCATTCTACATAAAAATCGAGCCAAAAGAAATGAAATTTGAGGTTGAAGAAATCAAACTTTGA
- a CDS encoding Rossmann-like domain-containing protein, with amino-acid sequence MLLKKFKKEALKLAKGLELIDFSFGLPYSYVLVEGEKSKALGVAMTLPEEIQRYENSIEEPSLEEFIKKADSLNAVERTLALAAINAVSQYYIDLSNAKWIDAVELLSDDIEKIAVIGNMPPIVKALRERNFKLYIFERNPRLWDRETLSDSLEYCLLPEVDAVIASATCIVNGTIDMIAERAKKAKIVLLTGPTGQVLPEFFKGTRITHVASMKVVDIEKAIEKLKLGCFKGFSKESRKYVIEI; translated from the coding sequence ATGCTATTAAAGAAATTCAAAAAAGAAGCGCTAAAGCTTGCAAAAGGCTTGGAACTCATTGATTTTTCCTTTGGTCTTCCCTATTCCTATGTCCTTGTTGAGGGTGAGAAGAGCAAAGCCCTCGGAGTTGCCATGACTCTGCCGGAGGAAATCCAAAGATATGAGAACTCAATCGAAGAGCCAAGCCTAGAAGAGTTTATAAAAAAGGCTGATAGTCTAAATGCCGTTGAAAGAACCCTAGCCTTGGCAGCAATAAACGCAGTTTCTCAGTATTACATCGATTTGAGCAATGCGAAGTGGATCGACGCTGTAGAACTTCTCTCTGATGACATTGAAAAAATAGCAGTTATCGGAAACATGCCACCAATAGTTAAAGCACTACGCGAAAGGAATTTTAAGCTGTACATCTTCGAGCGCAATCCAAGGTTATGGGATAGAGAAACGTTAAGTGATTCTTTAGAATACTGCCTTCTACCAGAGGTGGATGCTGTCATTGCAAGCGCAACTTGCATAGTAAACGGAACCATTGATATGATAGCTGAAAGAGCAAAAAAGGCAAAAATCGTTCTCCTTACAGGACCAACTGGACAGGTTTTGCCAGAGTTCTTTAAAGGAACGAGGATAACCCATGTTGCATCCATGAAAGTTGTTGATATTGAAAAAGCAATAGAAAAGCTGAAATTGGGATGTTTCAAGGGGTTTTCAAAGGAAAGCAGAAAATACGTGATTGAAATTTAA